In Kitasatospora gansuensis, a genomic segment contains:
- a CDS encoding ABC transporter ATP-binding protein → MTPAVSIHNLWKRFGDHAAVAGLTLDLPAGSFIGLVGPNGAGKTTTLSMVTGLLRPDQGTVLVHGADVWTDPVGVKARIGILPEGLRMFERLSGRELLQYNGRLRGLPGAEVDRRAEELLTVLDLSAAADKLVADYSTGMRKKIGLAAALLHNPDVLFLDEPFEGVDPVSAQTIRGVLKRYAASGSTVVFSSHVMELVEQLCDWVAVINAGQVIAQGTLDSVRGDRSLHTAFLDLIGVREQDEQSLDWLGEAR, encoded by the coding sequence ATGACACCTGCCGTCAGCATCCACAACCTGTGGAAGCGCTTCGGCGACCACGCCGCGGTCGCAGGACTCACCCTGGACCTGCCCGCCGGCTCCTTCATCGGCCTGGTCGGCCCCAACGGGGCGGGCAAGACCACCACCCTCTCGATGGTCACCGGCCTGCTCCGGCCTGACCAGGGCACCGTGCTGGTGCACGGCGCCGACGTCTGGACCGACCCGGTCGGGGTGAAGGCGCGGATCGGCATCCTGCCCGAGGGGCTGCGGATGTTCGAGCGGCTGAGCGGGCGCGAGCTGCTCCAGTACAACGGCCGGCTGCGCGGCCTGCCCGGGGCCGAGGTGGACCGCCGGGCCGAGGAGCTGCTGACCGTCCTCGACCTGTCCGCCGCCGCGGACAAGCTGGTCGCCGACTACTCCACCGGCATGCGGAAGAAGATCGGCCTGGCCGCCGCACTGCTGCACAACCCGGACGTGCTGTTCCTGGACGAGCCGTTCGAGGGCGTCGACCCGGTCTCCGCGCAGACCATCCGGGGCGTGCTCAAGCGGTACGCCGCCAGCGGCTCGACCGTGGTCTTCTCCAGCCACGTGATGGAGCTGGTCGAGCAGCTCTGCGACTGGGTCGCGGTGATAAACGCCGGCCAGGTGATCGCCCAGGGCACGCTGGACTCCGTCCGGGGCGACCGCTCGCTGCACACCGCCTTCCTGGACCTGATCGGGGTCCGCGAGCAGGACGAGCAGAGCCTGGACTGGCTGGGCGAGGCCCGATGA
- a CDS encoding transporter, translated as MNVPADRVVVRTLVSLKLRLLANGLRRSPGRRALYLVGSAVGLLFTALIATGFAFLNGHAGAADASVMLTTSLAIGWAALPLFLFSSDESSDPTRLTMLPLRPGPLLRGTLLAALIGPGPVIALVLLTGAVIAAAAGAVAVPFAVLGVPLTVVCLVTLSRAVAAGNAKLLSSRRGKDFAIFGGLLFAILVQVGNLASQSILGRSGEGGLDLSPLKPFASVLRWIPPVSALDSARTAGDSVPLALLQLAATGALLALLLRWWQRSLQDLMVTADSSTLIATQSVGRASRNLFPDGRVGAVMQRHLRYAWREPRAKAAVFTSIGMTLVMCVLSVVQGWGSVYMVAMAGLMLGLQMVNLFGMDGSAFWMVSSTLATPADARDELRGRAYAVLSYAVPISTLLGLVLAAATGQWAELPPALGLSYAALGGGVGLGALLSVLAPYAMPADSNPMRNAAPGQGGVVLLNTFGSMLGVLVITGPVALLLFALPGWALLPIGIGFGALLAVGGTRLAAGRLLERLPEILATAIER; from the coding sequence ATGAACGTCCCCGCGGACCGCGTGGTGGTCCGGACCCTGGTCTCGCTCAAGCTCCGGCTGCTCGCCAACGGCCTGCGCCGCAGCCCCGGCCGGCGGGCGCTCTACCTGGTCGGCTCGGCGGTCGGGCTGCTGTTCACCGCCTTGATCGCGACCGGCTTCGCCTTCCTGAACGGGCACGCCGGCGCCGCCGACGCGAGTGTGATGCTCACCACCTCGCTGGCGATCGGCTGGGCCGCGCTGCCGCTCTTCCTGTTCAGCAGCGACGAGAGCTCCGACCCCACCCGGCTCACCATGCTGCCGCTGCGTCCCGGCCCGCTGCTGCGCGGCACGCTGCTGGCCGCGCTGATCGGCCCAGGACCGGTGATCGCGCTGGTGCTGCTGACCGGCGCCGTGATCGCCGCCGCCGCGGGGGCGGTGGCGGTCCCGTTCGCGGTGCTCGGGGTGCCGCTGACGGTGGTCTGCCTGGTCACCCTGTCCCGCGCGGTCGCGGCCGGGAACGCCAAGCTGCTCTCCAGCCGCCGCGGCAAGGACTTCGCCATCTTCGGCGGCCTGCTGTTCGCGATCCTGGTGCAGGTCGGCAACCTGGCCTCGCAGAGCATCCTCGGCCGGTCCGGTGAGGGCGGCCTCGACCTGTCGCCGCTGAAGCCGTTCGCCTCGGTGCTGCGGTGGATCCCGCCGGTCAGCGCCCTGGACTCGGCCCGTACCGCCGGGGACTCCGTCCCGCTCGCGCTGCTCCAGCTCGCCGCCACCGGCGCGCTGCTGGCGCTGCTGCTGCGCTGGTGGCAGCGGAGCCTGCAGGACCTGATGGTGACCGCCGACTCGTCCACCCTGATCGCCACCCAGTCGGTCGGCCGCGCCTCCCGGAACCTGTTCCCGGACGGCCGGGTCGGCGCGGTGATGCAGCGTCACCTCAGGTACGCCTGGCGCGAGCCCCGGGCCAAGGCGGCCGTCTTCACCAGCATCGGGATGACCCTGGTGATGTGCGTGCTCTCGGTGGTCCAGGGCTGGGGCTCGGTGTACATGGTGGCGATGGCCGGTCTGATGCTCGGCCTGCAGATGGTCAACCTGTTCGGCATGGACGGCTCCGCGTTCTGGATGGTCTCCAGCACACTGGCCACCCCGGCCGACGCCCGGGACGAGCTGCGCGGCCGGGCCTACGCGGTGCTCTCGTACGCCGTCCCGATCAGCACCCTGCTCGGCCTGGTGCTGGCCGCCGCGACCGGGCAGTGGGCCGAGCTGCCCCCCGCGCTCGGCCTGAGCTACGCCGCGCTGGGCGGCGGGGTCGGCCTCGGCGCGCTGCTCAGCGTGCTGGCGCCGTACGCGATGCCGGCCGACTCCAACCCGATGCGGAACGCCGCACCGGGTCAGGGCGGGGTGGTGCTGCTGAACACCTTCGGCTCGATGCTCGGGGTGCTGGTGATCACCGGTCCGGTGGCGCTGCTGCTGTTCGCCCTGCCGGGCTGGGCGCTGCTGCCGATCGGGATCGGCTTCGGGGCGCTGCTGGCGGTCGGCGGCACCCGGCTCGCCGCCGGCCGGCTGCTGGAGCGGCTGCCGGAGATCCTGGCCACCGCGATCGAGCGCTGA
- a CDS encoding SIR2 family NAD-dependent protein deacylase has translation MNAKRPLIAVLTGAGVSTDSGIPDYRGPKGLWQRDPSAQELVTIGPYLADPEVRRRAWLMRRDAGALAAEPNAAHRALVELERAGFPVRVLTQNVDGLHQAAGQSPRKVLELHGTARQVECVRCHRRTEMSAALARVEAGEPDPPCLDCGAVLKPATVMFGEQLDRSVISQAEAIAANCDHFLAVGTSLQVHPAAGLVEVAVEHGARLTVMNGEPTPYDPLADELIREPIGTALPALVARLLVG, from the coding sequence ATGAACGCCAAGCGACCGCTGATCGCCGTCCTGACCGGAGCCGGGGTGTCCACCGACTCGGGGATCCCCGACTACCGGGGCCCGAAGGGCCTCTGGCAGCGCGATCCGAGCGCGCAGGAGCTGGTCACCATCGGCCCGTACCTGGCCGACCCGGAGGTGCGGCGGCGGGCCTGGCTGATGCGCCGGGACGCGGGGGCGCTGGCCGCCGAGCCGAACGCGGCGCACCGCGCGCTGGTCGAGCTGGAGCGGGCCGGGTTCCCGGTCCGGGTGCTCACCCAGAACGTGGACGGGCTGCACCAGGCGGCCGGCCAGTCACCCCGCAAGGTGCTCGAACTGCACGGCACCGCCCGGCAGGTGGAGTGTGTGCGGTGCCACCGGCGGACGGAGATGAGCGCCGCCCTGGCCCGGGTCGAGGCGGGTGAGCCCGACCCGCCGTGCCTGGACTGCGGGGCCGTCCTCAAGCCCGCGACGGTGATGTTCGGCGAGCAGCTGGACCGGTCGGTGATCTCGCAGGCCGAGGCCATCGCCGCCAACTGCGACCACTTCCTCGCGGTCGGCACCAGCCTCCAGGTGCACCCGGCGGCCGGGCTGGTCGAGGTCGCGGTCGAGCACGGCGCCCGACTGACCGTCATGAACGGCGAGCCGACCCCGTACGACCCGCTCGCCGACGAGCTGATCCGCGAGCCGATCGGCACCGCCCTGCCCGCCCTGGTGGCCCGGCTGCTGGTCGGTTGA
- a CDS encoding response regulator, whose protein sequence is MTIRVVVADDQELVRAGFGMILDAQPDIEVVAEAANGAEAVEAVREHAPDVLLLDVRMPVMDGLEAARRVCADHPDTKVIMLTTFDVDDYVYDALYAGASGFLLKDVRRDDLAHGVRMVASGEALLAPSVTRRLIAEFAARKSTGPQAVRAPSRLLEQLTGREAETLRLLARGHSNAEIAAELVVSEHTVKTHVSNVLAKLRLRDRVHAVVFAYESGAVVAGED, encoded by the coding sequence ATGACGATTCGGGTGGTGGTCGCGGACGACCAGGAGCTGGTCAGGGCCGGGTTCGGGATGATCCTGGACGCGCAGCCGGACATCGAGGTGGTGGCCGAGGCGGCGAACGGCGCCGAGGCGGTCGAGGCCGTCCGGGAACACGCCCCGGACGTCCTGCTGCTGGACGTCCGGATGCCCGTGATGGACGGCCTGGAGGCGGCCCGCCGGGTCTGCGCGGACCACCCGGACACCAAGGTGATCATGCTGACCACCTTCGACGTGGACGACTATGTCTACGACGCGCTGTACGCGGGCGCGAGCGGCTTCCTGCTCAAGGACGTCCGCCGGGACGATCTCGCCCACGGGGTACGGATGGTGGCCTCCGGGGAGGCGCTGCTGGCGCCCTCGGTGACCCGTCGGTTGATCGCCGAGTTCGCCGCCCGCAAGAGCACCGGCCCGCAGGCGGTGCGGGCGCCGTCCCGGCTGCTGGAGCAGCTCACCGGCCGGGAGGCGGAGACCCTGCGGCTGCTGGCCAGGGGGCACTCCAACGCGGAGATCGCGGCCGAACTGGTGGTCAGCGAGCACACCGTGAAGACGCACGTCTCCAACGTGCTGGCCAAGCTCCGGCTCCGGGACCGGGTGCACGCGGTGGTGTTCGCGTACGAGTCCGGCGCGGTGGTGGCCGGCGAGGACTGA
- a CDS encoding cytochrome P450: MTEYDPWSPEFVAHPYGAYERLRKEAPVSFHEPTGQWLVARYADVSALLRDRRLGRTYTHRFSHQEFGRPEPDPAYEPFNTLNEQGLLDLEGADHGRIRRLVSKAFTPRTVEELRPTVARLAGELVDGLVRDGGGDLITAVAEPLPVAVIAELLGVPEADRGLLRPWSADITAMFELNPAPEVARRAVAASVEFSDYLRELIRQRRAEPGTDLISGLVRAADGDDALTEQEMVSTCVLLLNAGHEATVNTTGNGWWSLFRNEGELARLRGSVDELLPTAVEELMRYDTPLQMFERWVLDDIEVGGVTVPRGAEVALLFGSANRDPERFTDPDRLDVGRVDNPHITFGAGIHFCLGAPLARLELIESYGALLRRAPGLRLVREPNWQPGYVIRGLTELVVEV; this comes from the coding sequence ATGACCGAGTACGACCCGTGGTCGCCGGAGTTCGTGGCGCATCCGTACGGAGCCTACGAGCGGCTGCGGAAGGAGGCGCCGGTCAGCTTCCACGAGCCGACCGGGCAGTGGCTGGTGGCGCGGTACGCCGACGTCAGCGCGCTGCTGAGGGACCGTCGGCTGGGCCGCACGTACACCCACCGGTTCAGTCACCAGGAGTTCGGCCGGCCGGAGCCCGATCCGGCGTACGAGCCGTTCAACACCCTCAACGAGCAGGGGCTGCTCGACCTGGAGGGGGCGGACCACGGGCGGATCAGGCGGCTGGTGTCGAAGGCGTTCACGCCCAGGACGGTCGAGGAGCTGCGGCCCACGGTGGCCCGGCTGGCCGGGGAGCTGGTGGACGGGCTGGTCCGGGACGGCGGCGGCGACCTGATCACCGCCGTGGCCGAGCCACTGCCGGTCGCGGTGATCGCCGAGCTGCTCGGGGTGCCCGAGGCGGACCGGGGGCTGCTGCGCCCCTGGTCGGCCGACATCACCGCGATGTTCGAGCTCAACCCGGCGCCCGAGGTGGCCCGGCGGGCGGTGGCAGCCAGCGTCGAGTTCTCCGACTACCTGCGGGAGTTGATCCGGCAGCGGCGGGCCGAGCCCGGCACCGACCTGATCAGCGGGCTGGTCCGGGCGGCGGACGGCGACGACGCGCTGACCGAGCAGGAGATGGTCTCCACCTGCGTGCTGCTGCTCAACGCGGGCCACGAGGCGACCGTGAACACCACCGGCAACGGCTGGTGGTCGCTGTTCCGGAACGAGGGCGAACTCGCCCGGCTGCGCGGCTCGGTGGACGAGTTGCTGCCCACCGCCGTCGAGGAGCTGATGCGCTACGACACCCCGCTGCAGATGTTCGAGCGCTGGGTGCTGGACGACATCGAGGTCGGCGGGGTGACCGTCCCGCGCGGCGCCGAGGTGGCCCTGCTGTTCGGCTCGGCCAACCGCGACCCCGAGCGCTTCACCGACCCCGACCGGCTGGACGTCGGCCGGGTCGACAACCCGCACATCACCTTCGGCGCGGGAATTCACTTCTGCCTGGGCGCCCCGCTCGCCAGACTGGAGCTCATCGAGTCGTACGGGGCGCTGCTGCGGCGGGCGCCCGGGCTGCGGCTGGTCCGCGAGCCGAACTGGCAGCCGGGGTACGTGATCCGGGGGCTGACGGAGCTGGTGGTCGAGGTCTGA
- a CDS encoding sensor histidine kinase, whose product MSRWQARAAGLGERVQARFAGVNPYVLDVLLALAAMAVSLWTVWHDEPAWSWWVYVLAVATALPLPWRRKVPFTVFCLSALPSLAIGLWAHSAMPQLPLGMVVVIYTVADFGREWQRWLTLVALIVGNVLGTHSVNGMLFSLLSSVGPFVFGSLVRELRRLARVEAGRATEAGRRAAADAARAVAEERARIAREMHDILAHAVSLMVIQAEAGPVVVRSDPDRAIRTFDTIADSGRDAMVQLRRVLGVLKEQGAGPELAPQPTLAELPAVVERVREAGLRVELTVQELGPADVQAAAYRIVQEALTNTVKHSGADRVVVRVAKVREALEVVVEDNGAGVPVAVTGAWSGGRGLVGIRERAAACGGRAEAGPGPGGRGFVVTATLPWGS is encoded by the coding sequence TGGCGGTCTCGCTCTGGACGGTCTGGCACGACGAACCGGCGTGGTCCTGGTGGGTGTACGTGCTCGCGGTCGCCACGGCGCTGCCGCTGCCGTGGCGGCGGAAGGTGCCGTTCACGGTGTTCTGCCTCAGTGCGCTGCCCTCGCTGGCGATCGGGCTGTGGGCCCACTCGGCGATGCCGCAACTGCCGCTGGGCATGGTGGTGGTGATCTACACGGTGGCGGACTTCGGCCGGGAGTGGCAGCGCTGGCTGACCCTGGTCGCGCTGATCGTCGGCAACGTGCTCGGCACCCACTCGGTGAACGGGATGCTGTTCAGTCTGCTCAGCTCGGTCGGCCCGTTCGTCTTCGGCTCGCTGGTACGGGAGTTGCGCCGGCTGGCCCGGGTGGAGGCGGGCCGGGCGACCGAGGCGGGCCGCCGGGCGGCGGCCGACGCGGCGCGCGCGGTGGCGGAGGAGCGGGCCCGGATCGCCCGGGAGATGCACGACATCCTGGCGCACGCGGTCTCGTTGATGGTGATCCAGGCCGAGGCCGGCCCGGTGGTGGTCCGCAGCGATCCGGACCGGGCGATCCGCACCTTCGACACCATCGCCGACTCCGGACGCGACGCGATGGTCCAACTCCGGCGGGTGCTGGGTGTGTTGAAGGAGCAGGGGGCGGGCCCCGAGCTGGCCCCGCAGCCGACCCTGGCCGAGCTGCCGGCGGTGGTGGAGCGGGTGCGCGAGGCCGGGCTGCGGGTGGAGCTGACGGTGCAGGAGCTGGGCCCGGCCGACGTCCAGGCGGCCGCGTACCGGATCGTGCAGGAGGCGCTCACCAACACGGTGAAGCACTCCGGCGCCGACCGGGTCGTGGTGCGGGTGGCGAAGGTGCGGGAGGCGTTGGAGGTCGTGGTCGAGGACAACGGCGCGGGTGTGCCGGTCGCGGTGACGGGGGCCTGGTCCGGTGGCCGCGGTCTGGTCGGCATCCGGGAGCGGGCCGCCGCCTGCGGTGGCCGGGCGGAGGCCGGGCCGGGTCCCGGTGGCCGCGGTTTCGTGGTCACGGCCACGCTGCCATGGGGAAGTTGA
- a CDS encoding DUF2786 domain-containing protein: MAQPSAAEALVTQAATQVVAASPDTLDLALDTAASRLAAADWPEVSRALLAHVERTVTRAWAIGWRPADLARLVRRELGTVHQPLAVDLIAAENRRHPAATLDRRWHEQLRELAVEVWWPGDEVYLSEFAARHRLDRFALATAVLELNRLWAQLPSVTPVGPTPGRATVYRPNGPMPGEPRMLSRIRALLAKAESTEYPEEAEALTAKAQQLVAQHSIDEALLTAGQPSRDTPGALRIGVDNPYESPKAMLLDAVATANRCRTVWAKEFGFCTIIGFDSDLDAVELLYTSLLVQATATMHRAGSRHHKEGAARTKSFRQSFLIAYAARIRERLTTATEETTREAAAGRHLNPDGSSEQLVPDERLLPALAAREQAVDHAVDEMFPKLTTQRVRISNADGWHEGRAAADRAALHHGTGAIDR; the protein is encoded by the coding sequence GTGGCCCAGCCGTCCGCCGCCGAAGCCCTGGTCACCCAGGCCGCCACCCAGGTCGTCGCCGCCTCCCCCGACACCCTCGACCTGGCGCTCGACACCGCGGCCTCGCGGCTCGCGGCCGCCGACTGGCCCGAGGTCAGCCGGGCCCTGCTGGCCCACGTCGAGCGCACCGTCACCCGGGCCTGGGCGATCGGCTGGCGGCCCGCCGACCTGGCCCGGCTGGTCCGGCGCGAGCTCGGCACCGTGCACCAGCCGCTGGCGGTCGACCTGATCGCCGCCGAGAACCGCCGCCACCCGGCGGCCACCCTGGACCGGCGCTGGCACGAGCAGCTGCGCGAGCTGGCCGTCGAGGTCTGGTGGCCCGGGGACGAGGTGTACCTCTCCGAGTTCGCGGCCCGGCACCGGCTGGACCGGTTCGCGCTGGCCACCGCCGTGCTGGAGCTGAACCGGCTCTGGGCGCAGCTCCCGTCGGTCACCCCGGTCGGCCCCACCCCCGGCCGGGCCACCGTGTACCGGCCGAACGGGCCGATGCCCGGCGAGCCCCGGATGCTGTCCCGGATCCGGGCGCTGCTCGCCAAGGCCGAGTCCACCGAGTACCCCGAGGAGGCCGAGGCGCTCACCGCCAAGGCCCAGCAGCTGGTGGCCCAGCACTCCATCGACGAAGCCCTGCTGACGGCCGGTCAGCCGTCCCGGGACACCCCCGGCGCGCTCCGGATCGGGGTGGACAACCCGTACGAGAGCCCGAAGGCGATGCTGCTCGACGCGGTGGCCACCGCGAACCGCTGCCGCACGGTCTGGGCCAAGGAGTTCGGCTTCTGCACCATCATCGGCTTCGACTCCGACCTGGACGCGGTCGAGCTGCTCTACACCTCGCTGCTGGTGCAGGCCACCGCCACCATGCACCGGGCCGGCAGCCGGCACCACAAGGAGGGCGCCGCCAGGACCAAGTCGTTCCGACAGTCCTTCCTGATCGCGTACGCCGCCCGGATCCGCGAACGGCTGACCACCGCCACCGAGGAGACCACCCGCGAAGCCGCCGCCGGCCGCCACCTCAACCCCGACGGCAGCAGCGAGCAGCTCGTCCCCGACGAGCGGCTGCTGCCCGCGCTGGCCGCCCGCGAACAGGCGGTCGACCACGCCGTCGACGAGATGTTCCCCAAGCTCACCACCCAGCGGGTCCGGATCAGCAACGCCGACGGCTGGCACGAGGGCCGCGCCGCCGCCGACCGGGCCGCCCTCCACCACGGCACGGGGGCGATCGACCGGTAG
- a CDS encoding ADP-ribosylglycohydrolase family protein: MKRATGTLLGLAIGDALGKPTEFQEYDELLQWGAQWRELPLPKPALVTDDTQMTLALARGLRTAQERGPLAPLRLTRPVREEFVHWYFDPDNNRAPGMTCLKACLRLSKPERRWQQASDVGSKGCGANMRVAPVGLLPGLTDRARSGAAQLQSALTHGHPTALAASDLTAYTVRLLADGVEPAELPARLREYALAAKVRGYDDFWLGDLAAHAQDPSPKAFSDRGWDDCLLELDRLDAALARPEPEGDPCSVTGEGWVAEEAFGTALLCFLLFPDDPVTAVRRGAFSSGDSDSIACLAGAFAGARHGAAAWPADWVERIEYRDELLELGALWD, translated from the coding sequence ATGAAGCGCGCGACGGGCACGCTGCTGGGTCTGGCGATCGGCGACGCGTTGGGCAAGCCGACCGAGTTCCAGGAGTACGACGAGCTGCTGCAGTGGGGTGCCCAGTGGCGTGAACTCCCGCTGCCGAAGCCCGCGTTGGTGACCGACGACACCCAGATGACGCTGGCGCTGGCCCGGGGCCTGCGGACCGCCCAGGAGCGCGGCCCGCTGGCCCCGCTGCGGCTGACCCGCCCGGTCCGGGAGGAGTTCGTGCACTGGTACTTCGACCCGGACAACAACCGGGCGCCGGGCATGACCTGCCTGAAGGCGTGCCTGCGGCTGAGCAAGCCCGAGCGCCGCTGGCAGCAGGCCAGCGACGTCGGCTCCAAGGGCTGCGGCGCCAACATGCGGGTCGCCCCGGTCGGCCTGCTCCCCGGCCTGACCGACCGGGCCAGGTCCGGGGCGGCGCAGCTCCAGTCGGCGCTGACCCACGGCCACCCGACCGCGCTGGCGGCCAGCGACCTCACGGCGTACACGGTGCGGCTGCTGGCGGACGGCGTCGAGCCGGCCGAACTGCCCGCCCGGCTGCGGGAGTACGCGCTGGCGGCCAAGGTGCGGGGCTACGACGACTTCTGGCTCGGCGACCTGGCCGCACACGCGCAGGACCCCTCCCCGAAGGCGTTCAGCGACCGGGGCTGGGACGACTGCCTGCTCGAACTCGACCGGCTGGACGCCGCCTTGGCCCGCCCCGAGCCGGAGGGCGACCCGTGTTCGGTGACCGGCGAGGGCTGGGTGGCGGAGGAGGCGTTCGGCACCGCGCTGCTCTGCTTCCTGCTGTTCCCGGACGACCCGGTCACGGCGGTGCGGCGCGGCGCGTTCTCCTCCGGCGACTCGGACTCGATCGCCTGCCTGGCCGGCGCCTTCGCGGGCGCCCGGCACGGCGCGGCGGCCTGGCCGGCCGACTGGGTGGAGCGGATCGAGTACCGGGACGAGCTGCTGGAGCTGGGCGCACTCTGGGACTGA
- a CDS encoding helicase-associated domain-containing protein, with protein sequence MSSAEDLTRWLTSRTAEQLTVLLERRQLPYAGVPGLAEPARLAAFLLGNPSVRLALTTLNLAELQVLSAVAVLAERRYGPAPAAALNAPAGFAGRRISGAAGPALDPSSRPVPRAELLELLGDRAAPLLTGLAERALLLPPHGDLLTVPAALHQQPPYRSLDFTPDPPRLPATPLPAHAAGAAQAAVTEAAARVELLLRATAARPPALRRAGGPTVREVRQLAKAAGLTEPHAALWLDLAANAGLLAPSPAPLRLLPTARYDDWLATPPAERLAPLLAAWAVTPAVFSTAAAVLSTPNDPTAVPLRQALLHALADLPPGHGLPPTADLLATAAWHRPLGAAADPAAATATLAEAELLGVLAHGVPTPVGRAVRELLDAGAAHCFPAVPPSRQLRDALAELMPPPVGTARFQADLTAVVTGPPTPELARLLDCTADRESDGHATVWRFTPAAVRRALDTGLDATELLRRLRAAGELPQPLAYLVEDTARTHGRVTVARVGCVLRSDDEALVLELAHARALFGLGLRRIAPTVLTATADADTTLATLRQAGYAPVPETPGGTVTVERAPAPVDRPPAESADSAAALAAALLNAALVDAAPLSAG encoded by the coding sequence GTGAGCAGCGCCGAGGACCTGACCCGTTGGCTGACCAGCCGGACCGCCGAGCAGCTGACCGTCCTGCTGGAGCGGCGGCAGCTGCCGTACGCGGGCGTGCCGGGGCTGGCCGAACCCGCCCGGCTGGCGGCCTTCCTGCTCGGCAACCCGTCCGTCCGGCTCGCGCTGACCACGCTGAACCTGGCCGAGCTGCAGGTGCTGTCCGCCGTGGCCGTGCTGGCGGAGCGCCGGTACGGGCCCGCCCCGGCGGCCGCCCTGAACGCCCCGGCCGGGTTCGCCGGGCGCCGGATCTCCGGCGCCGCCGGGCCCGCCCTCGACCCCTCGTCCCGCCCGGTCCCCCGGGCCGAGCTGCTGGAGCTGCTCGGCGACCGGGCCGCTCCCCTGCTGACCGGGCTGGCCGAACGCGCCCTGCTGCTGCCCCCGCACGGTGACCTGCTCACCGTCCCGGCCGCACTGCACCAGCAACCCCCGTACCGCTCCCTGGACTTCACGCCGGACCCGCCGCGACTGCCGGCCACCCCGCTGCCCGCCCACGCCGCCGGGGCCGCGCAGGCCGCCGTCACCGAGGCCGCCGCCCGGGTCGAGCTGCTGCTGCGGGCCACCGCCGCGCGGCCGCCCGCGCTCCGCCGGGCCGGCGGGCCCACCGTCCGGGAGGTCCGGCAGCTCGCCAAGGCGGCCGGGCTCACCGAGCCGCACGCGGCCCTCTGGCTGGACCTGGCCGCCAACGCCGGGCTGCTCGCTCCCTCCCCCGCGCCGCTCCGGCTGCTGCCCACCGCCCGGTACGACGACTGGCTGGCCACGCCGCCCGCCGAACGGCTCGCGCCGCTGCTGGCCGCCTGGGCGGTCACCCCGGCGGTGTTCAGTACCGCCGCGGCCGTGCTGTCCACCCCGAACGACCCGACCGCCGTACCGCTGCGCCAAGCCCTGCTGCACGCGCTCGCCGACCTCCCGCCCGGCCACGGCCTGCCACCGACGGCGGACCTGCTCGCCACGGCGGCCTGGCACCGTCCACTCGGCGCCGCGGCGGATCCGGCCGCCGCCACCGCCACCCTGGCCGAGGCCGAACTGCTCGGGGTGCTCGCGCACGGCGTGCCCACCCCCGTGGGACGCGCCGTACGCGAGCTGCTCGACGCCGGGGCCGCGCACTGCTTCCCGGCCGTGCCGCCCAGTCGCCAACTCCGGGACGCACTGGCCGAGTTGATGCCGCCGCCGGTCGGCACCGCCCGATTCCAGGCCGACCTGACCGCCGTGGTCACCGGACCACCCACCCCGGAGCTGGCCCGGCTGCTGGACTGCACCGCCGACCGGGAGTCCGACGGCCACGCCACCGTCTGGCGCTTCACCCCCGCCGCCGTCCGCCGCGCCCTCGACACCGGCCTGGACGCCACCGAGCTGCTGCGGCGGCTGCGCGCGGCGGGCGAACTGCCGCAGCCCCTGGCGTACCTGGTCGAGGACACCGCCCGCACCCACGGCCGGGTCACCGTGGCCCGGGTCGGCTGCGTGCTGCGCTCGGACGACGAGGCCCTGGTGCTCGAACTCGCCCACGCCCGGGCGCTGTTCGGCCTCGGACTGCGCCGGATCGCCCCCACTGTGCTGACCGCCACGGCCGACGCCGACACCACCCTGGCCACGCTCCGGCAGGCGGGCTACGCCCCCGTACCCGAGACGCCCGGCGGGACGGTCACCGTCGAACGGGCTCCCGCCCCGGTGGACCGGCCCCCGGCCGAGAGCGCCGACAGTGCCGCCGCGCTCGCGGCGGCACTGCTCAACGCGGCGTTGGTCGACGCGGCGCCGCTCAGCGCGGGCTGA
- a CDS encoding DUF1801 domain-containing protein, translated as MAEPKTKPTATDPAAFLAAVPDERRADAEALYALMAEVTGVPAVMWGGSIVGFGRYHYRYASGRGGDWPPVGFSPRKQALTLYVAEGFEPHRDLLARLGPHTTGKGCLYVKRLAALDQAVLRELVERGFAAYDGKTITA; from the coding sequence ATGGCCGAACCGAAGACCAAGCCGACCGCGACCGACCCCGCCGCGTTCCTGGCGGCCGTGCCGGACGAGCGGCGGGCCGATGCCGAGGCGCTCTATGCGCTGATGGCGGAGGTGACGGGGGTACCGGCGGTGATGTGGGGTGGCTCGATCGTCGGGTTCGGGAGGTACCACTACCGGTACGCGAGCGGTCGGGGTGGCGACTGGCCGCCGGTCGGGTTCTCGCCCCGTAAGCAGGCGCTGACGCTGTACGTCGCCGAGGGCTTCGAGCCGCACCGGGATCTGCTGGCGCGGCTCGGGCCGCACACCACCGGCAAGGGGTGTCTGTACGTCAAGCGGCTGGCCGCGCTCGACCAGGCGGTGCTGCGCGAGCTGGTCGAGCGGGGCTTCGCCGCGTACGACGGGAAGACGATCACTGCTTAG